Within Spirochaetaceae bacterium, the genomic segment GGTAGTTGAGGTCGGCCGCCACGAACGTGCCGTTTGCCTGTGCCGCGCTCGCGGCCTCGATCGCCAGGTCGGCGGTCTCGCTGCCGATCAGGGTCAGGATGCCGCCGGTGCTGAACACCCTCGTTCCTTCCTCGGCGAACAGGCGCTCGAAGTCGAAGTCGCCCGGCTTCATGCGCGCCGCCGGCGTGTTGGCGCGGTAGTAGACGGTCTCCGACGGCAGCACGCCGCGGCCCGCGGTGGTGAAGCTGATGCCGTTGTGCAGCGTGCCCTTCTGGTCGGTGGACCAGGCGCCGCCGTCGCTGCCGGTGTTCCACCAGCGGACGTTGCTCACGTCCACGCCCGCCTCGCGCAACTGGTTGCGGATGTTCTCGCCCACCGGGTCGTCGACCAGCGCGGTGAGCACGCCGGCGCGCAGTCCGAACGTGTAGGCGGCGCCGCACGCCACGTTGGTCTCGCCGCCGCCCTGGGAGACGCGGATGTTGTCGCGCATGCGCGCGGTGGGCACGTCGCGCGGGTCGAAACGCAGCATCACCTCGCCGAGGGCGATCAGGTCATGGCGGCACGTGGAGGCGGGCTTGATGGCGTCGTACGGTACGGTTTGTGGCATGTTCGATCCTTGTTGTTGGCCAGGGTTCTACCCAGAGCCGGCCCGCACTATGATGGCAGGCATTGGCTTCCATTGGTACGCCTGAGGGCGCGCAGTTCAACCCCCACTTCCAGGTCGGCCTCAACGTCGCGGGCCGGCGCTGCCTGGTGATCGGCGGCGGCGCCGAGGCACTCGACAAGACGCTGCGCCTGCTCGATGCCCGTGCTCGCGTGCTGCTCGTAGCGCCGGAGTTGTGCGCCGGTTTGGCCGATCTGCAGGCCGCCGGTCGCGTCGATTGGCGGCAGCGGCGCTACCGTTCCGACGACCTGCGCGGCGCTTGCCTGATCATCAACACCGAACGCTCCGATCCTGTCCTGTGCGAACGGGTGTTCACCGCGGCGCAACGCAGTCGCATACCGATCAACACCTATGACCTCCCGCAGTACTCGACGCTGGCGATGGCCGCCCTGGTCACCTGCGGCCACCTGCGCATCAGCATCAGCACCAGCAACGCCGCCCCCGCCGCGGCCGGCCGGCTGCGCCGCGACCTTGCCGACCTGCTTGCCGGCACCCCGGACCTGGAGGAATTCATGGCTGTCCTCGGCGAGATCCGCGGCTTGGCGAAGCAGCACGTTGCCAACCCCGGCGAGCGGCGCGCCCTGCTTCGCGGACTGGCCTCCGGGCTGCGCCTGCACGGTACGATCGAGCTGCCCCGCGGCTGGCGTAACCGACTCGCCTCGGTCGAGGCACAACTGCGGCAGCACCCGCAACCGGGCGGCGGTGACGGAATCCCGTAGGCGACGCGAACCGGCCGCTTGTGTTACGTTTCGGGCGCCGATGATCGACATAAACTGGATTCGCGCCGATCCGGACCGCGCCGCCGCGGCGTTGGCCAAGCGCGGACCGCGCACCGAGTTTCGCGAGGTACTGGAGTGGGACGACCAACGCCGTGACCTGATCACGGAAACGGACCGGCTGCGCGCTCGGCGCAACGAAGTCTCGAGCCAGATCCCGCGCCGCAAGCAACGCGGAGAGGACGTCCAGCCGCTGTTCGAGGAAATGCGCGGCGTTGGGCAGCGCATCAAGCGCCTGGATGAAGACCGATCCGGTCTGGAGCGGCGCATACGCGACTTTCTGGAGCAGCTTCCCAACGTCCCGGACGACGACGTGGCCGGCGGCGGCAAGGAAAACAACCGTGTGCTGCACGCGTGGGGAAAGAAGCCGTCCTTCGACTTCGCCCCGCGCGACCACCTGACGCTTGCCGACAGCCTCGGCCTGATCGACTTCGAACGCGGCGCCAAGGTGGCCGGCAGCGGGTTCTGGATCTACCGCGGCGCCGGCGCCCTGCTGGAGATGGCGTTGATCAACTACTGCGTAAGCCGCAACGTCGCCGCCGGCTACGAACTGATGCTGCTGCCGCACATCGTCAACGCGCAATGCGGCTACATCTCCGGCCAGTTCCCGAAGTTCGGCCAGGACGTGTACCGGCTCGCCGCCGGCCAGGACAACGCCCCCGGCGGCACCGGCAGCCGCGCCGCCGCCGCGGACGGGGTCGACGGGCAGATCCTGATCCCCACCTCGGAAACCGCCCTCGCCGCAATCCACCGGGACGAGATCATCGCGGCCGACACGCTGCCGCGCAAATACTGCGCGTTCACCCCCTGCTACCGGCGCGAGGCGGGCAGCTACCGCAGCCACGACCGCGGCACCATTCGCGGCCACCAGTTCCACAAGGTGGAGCTGTTTCAGTACGTCGCGCCGGATCAGTCCGACGCCGCGCTGCGCGGCATGGTGGATCACGCCGAGTCGCTGGTGCGCGGCCTCGGCCTGCACTACCAGGTTTCGCAGCTCGCCGCCGGCGACTGCAGCGCGGCGGCCGCCAAGACCTGCGACATCGAGGTATGGATCCCGAGCATGGCCAGCTACGAGGAAGTCAGCTCCGCCTCCAACACGCGCGACTACCAGTCGCGGCGCGGCCGCATCCGCATGCGCGGCGCTTCCGGAACCGCG encodes:
- a CDS encoding bifunctional precorrin-2 dehydrogenase/sirohydrochlorin ferrochelatase, producing MASIGTPEGAQFNPHFQVGLNVAGRRCLVIGGGAEALDKTLRLLDARARVLLVAPELCAGLADLQAAGRVDWRQRRYRSDDLRGACLIINTERSDPVLCERVFTAAQRSRIPINTYDLPQYSTLAMAALVTCGHLRISISTSNAAPAAAGRLRRDLADLLAGTPDLEEFMAVLGEIRGLAKQHVANPGERRALLRGLASGLRLHGTIELPRGWRNRLASVEAQLRQHPQPGGGDGIP
- the serS gene encoding serine--tRNA ligase; translated protein: MIDINWIRADPDRAAAALAKRGPRTEFREVLEWDDQRRDLITETDRLRARRNEVSSQIPRRKQRGEDVQPLFEEMRGVGQRIKRLDEDRSGLERRIRDFLEQLPNVPDDDVAGGGKENNRVLHAWGKKPSFDFAPRDHLTLADSLGLIDFERGAKVAGSGFWIYRGAGALLEMALINYCVSRNVAAGYELMLLPHIVNAQCGYISGQFPKFGQDVYRLAAGQDNAPGGTGSRAAAADGVDGQILIPTSETALAAIHRDEIIAADTLPRKYCAFTPCYRREAGSYRSHDRGTIRGHQFHKVELFQYVAPDQSDAALRGMVDHAESLVRGLGLHYQVSQLAAGDCSAAAAKTCDIEVWIPSMASYEEVSSASNTRDYQSRRGRIRMRGASGTALVHTLNASGLATSRLLPALLECCQRADGGVTVPEALRPFCGLESIDPSP
- a CDS encoding sugar kinase, producing the protein MPQTVPYDAIKPASTCRHDLIALGEVMLRFDPRDVPTARMRDNIRVSQGGGETNVACGAAYTFGLRAGVLTALVDDPVGENIRNQLREAGVDVSNVRWWNTGSDGGAWSTDQKGTLHNGISFTTAGRGVLPSETVYYRANTPAARMKPGDFDFERLFAEEGTRVFSTGGILTLIGSETADLAIEAASAAQANGTFVAADLNYRSKVEPNKERARAINQRLAPYLSMLVGNDSDLYDAFGYDTAEPERDTFEDWLSVYRDTIVKVARDFPNLSLVGTQWRGAHDADEISWGAVLYDCRADTWYAAPVREHVHITDRTGGGDSFACGVLAALMNGHSLDTAVNWGAAHGILVQETPGDITMINERAVVAEVKRAAAGGGVKAAR